CCTTCCAGGTGGTGAACGCGACGCGGGGATTGCCCCGCAGATCGGCGCGGCGGACGGTGTTCTCGTAGATCACCACGCGCAGCGTCGTTCCATCGATCTCGGAATGAACGGGCGCGATGTGCGGCTGGCCGTTCGGACCGACGGTCGTCATCGCCATCATGCGTGCGGCGCGCCAGAACTCGACCAGCTCGGCGGCCGTCATCTGACGCTCGGGATAGGCGACCGAGTCGGCGACGGCCGGCGAGGCGGTGCGCACGCTGCGGTCGATGAGGGCCTGGAGCGCGCCCAAGTCCGATGCCATGCCCCCGCCTACGGTGCCGGCGGCGGATCGGCAAGCGAGATCGGCGCCAGGTCGTTCGGTCCGTCGGAGCAGAGGACGGCCGCCAGGTCGCGGAGCTGGCGGCGGCCGACGTCGATCTCGAACATGCCGCCGAGGTAGACGGCGATGCCGCGCTCTGCGCAGCGGGCGGCCGCCGCCAGCATCTCGAGGACCCCGCCCATGCGTGCGGGCTTGAGATTCACGGCCGCGGGCGCGACGCCGGCGAGCGCGGCGGCGGTCGTGATCGGCCCATCGAGGGCGAGCCATGGATGCATCGCCTCCGGCCACGGCTCGGCGGGATCCTCGTGCAGGACGCCGGGCATCGCCTCCATCGCACGCGCGAACGCGGTGTGGTCGCCCGCGCCCTTCCAGTCGAGGATCGCGACCCGTCCGAGCGCGCCGAGCCCGCGCCACACCGTGTCGGCCCAGGCGGGGTCGGCGTCGACCTTCAGCTCGGCTGCCGGACGGCGCTCGGCTTCGGCGACCGGATCGTCCGTTCGTGCGAAGGACACCACGTGACGGACGGGCCTCGGTGTCACGCCGGCGAGCGCGCCCAGCGTCGTCGCGCGCTGGCGCAGCGCGAGCTCGATTGCCGCCATCTCGAACGCGGCGCGATCGTACGGCGCGTCGATCGTGGCGCGCAGCCGTTCGGACAGCTCGCCGAGACGGCAGGCGCGCCGTCCGACCCGCGCCACGCCGGCGCGGAAGGCGGCATGTGCCTCGTCCGTCCAGCCGACGTGCTCGCCCGCGCCTTCGCGTCCCGCGCCGGCGAGGGTCACGATCGAGGTCGGGCGAGCGCCGCCGTAGGACGGGACGGGCACGGCGCGCGAGACGCAGGACGCACCGTCGATCACCACCGGGAGGTTCGCGAGCGCCTCGTGCAGGCGCTCAGCAGTCGCTGGCACAGCGAAAGCCCGCGAAGATCTGGCGTCGCTCGGGAAGATCCCAGTTGCGGAACGTGTTGCGCGCGACCAGCGCCTGCGTCGCCCACGAGCCCCCGCGCAGCACCTTGTAGCCGCGCCCGAAGTGGGTCGCCGAGTACTCGGGGTAGGGGAACACCTCGAATCCGGGGTAGGGAGCGAAGTCGCTCGACGTCCACTCCCACACGCAGCCGAGCATCTGATGGCAGCCGAAGTAGCTGACGCCGCGCGGGTAGGCGCCGATCGCGGCCGGGGCGAAGCACGTCTGGCCCAGGTTCGCGTGCTCGTGCGTCGGCGGCGTGTCGCCCCACGGGTAGCGGCGCGCGACCAGGCTCTCGAGATCCCACGCGGCCGCCTTCTCCCACTCGGCTTCGGTCGGGAGGCGCCTTCCCGCCCAGCGCGCGTAGGCGTTCGCCTCGTGCCAGCACACGTGCACGACCGGCTGGTCGCGCAGGAGCGGCTCGACGCGGCCGAATGCCCGCTCGGTCCATCCGCCGTCGGGCGATCGATCCCAGCCGGCCGGATGCGCCACACGTGCGCGCTGGAGCCAGGCCCATCCCTCGTCCGTCCACAGCGAGCGCCTCGCGTACCCGCCGTCCTCGACGAAGCGCAGGTAGGTGCCGTTGGTCACCGGTGCGACGTCGATGCGGAAGGCCGGCAGGTGGACCTCGTGCGCCGGCCGCTCGTTGTCGTAGGCGAGCGTCCGGTCGTCGGTGCCCATCATGAACGGGCCCTCCGGGACGTACGTCTGCCACGCCTCGCTCACCTGGACGCGCGCCGCGAGGGGTCCCTCGCGCCGGGCCGGCTCGTACCCGATCTGCGCGATCTGGATCGTCTGCAGGATCGTCTCGGTGTGCTGCGCCTCGTGCTGCGCCAGCATCGCGTGCACGAAGCCGCCGTGCAGTAGCGGATCGCCGGGCGCGAAGGTCGCCGCGTCGATCGCGGCCAGGGTCTCGGCCCGTACGCCGCTCAAGTACGAGAGCGCCCCGGTGCGGCCCAGGAGCGGAAGGTCGCCGCGCGTCGAGCGCGCATGCGCGACGGCGTCGTAGCAGTGGTCGCGCTGGCGCGCAGCGTCGTCGCGCCGCCGCTCGGGCCGGTGGGCGCGGCGGACCCACTGCTCCTCGAAGTTCGCAATGTGCCCCAGGTCCCACACGATGGGGCTCATGAGGGGGCTCCACTGGCGGGTGAGGGCAGCCTCGCCCAGCGGCGCGATCAGCTCGAGCGTCCGTGCGCGCGCGTCCGCGAGCAGGCGCGAAGCGACGACGCGGGGATGCGGGGGCGCCGGTCGCGAACGGCGGCGGAAGAGCAGCAGCGCGAAGGCGGCGTCCTCGGTCGCGAACGTCCGCACGAGATCGAGCCCGCGCCGCGCCGCCAGCATCGCGACGTCCGGCGCGTGGAACTTCGTGCTGATCTCCGTCATCACCAGCTCGCCCGGTCGGATCTCGAACGTGCGCGCGTGGTCGGCGAGCGTGATCGTGGCGCCGCGCGTGAAGCGCGCATAGATCTCGATGCGAGTCTGGGCCGCGTTGTACCAGGCGACGTGCTCGACGCTGTCGAGGTCGATCGTCGTGCCGAGGTCGCGGTTCATGCGTACGAGGAGGTTCCTCGTGAAGCGCTCCGTGACGCCCGCCCGGTCGTTGTACGCGGCCTCGAGCGTGCGCGCATCCTTCACGAGGTCGATGCCGAGCAGAAGGTGGTCGCCCGCCTCGAGCGCACCGGCGACGGCCGTGAAGAGCTCGTCCTGCTCGGGGGGATTCAGGTTGCCGATGCTGCTGCCGAGAAAGCAGAGCGTGGTCGGCGAGAAGGCGCCCAGGCGCGCGAACGCCTGCTCGTAGGTGGCGCACAGCGGCTCGACGGCGAGCCGCGGGAACTCGCGTTCCAGCTCGAGTGCCGCGGTCTCGAGCACGTCGCCGCAGATGTCGACGGGGACGTAGCGGGCGGTTGCGCCGCCGGCGGGCCAGGCGCGCAGCAGGTGCCGGGTCTTGGTGGCCGTGCCGGCGCCGAGCTCGACCAGCGTCGAGGGACCGGCGAGGGAGCGGATCTCGTGCGCGTGGGCCACGAGCAGGGCCGCCTCGGCGCGCGTCAGGTAGTACTCGGGCTGCCGTGTGATGTCGTCGAAGAGCCGGCTGCCCTCCGCGTCGTAGAGGTAGCGGCAGGACAGCCACCGCGGCATGTCTCCGAGGCCGCGGACGACGGACTGCGCAAAGGCGGCGCGGGCGACGCTGCTCACCCGATCGCCTTTCGGATCTCCTGCCCCACCTCCGCCACCGACCGGCGGGCCCCCGCTTTGAAGATCGTGTGGACGCTGCCGGCGCCGTCCCCGGGCCAGCGCGGGACGATGTGCACATGCACGTGCGGGATCGTCTGGCCGGTCGCCGCACCGTTGTTGACGCCGATCGTGCTGCCGTCGGCCCGCACCGCCTTCCGTACCGGACCGGCGAGCCGGCGCACGGCGCGAAAGAGGCCCTCGGCGTCGGCCGGCGTCATCTCCTCGATCGTGGCGACGTGCGAGCGCGGCACGACGACCGTGTGACCGTCGGCGAGCGGCGTGATGTCGAGGAAGGCCACGCTGTGCTCGTCGCGCGCGACGATCTCCGCCGGGA
This DNA window, taken from Candidatus Eisenbacteria bacterium, encodes the following:
- a CDS encoding pyridoxamine 5'-phosphate oxidase family protein, with the translated sequence MASDLGALQALIDRSVRTASPAVADSVAYPERQMTAAELVEFWRAARMMAMTTVGPNGQPHIAPVHSEIDGTTLRVVIYENTVRRADLRGNPRVAFTTWKDGAVAIVYGRAREVPDSLRDARGGRSGAPRKVVTIEVALTRVYAMRAPERS
- the egtB gene encoding ergothioneine biosynthesis protein EgtB codes for the protein MSSVARAAFAQSVVRGLGDMPRWLSCRYLYDAEGSRLFDDITRQPEYYLTRAEAALLVAHAHEIRSLAGPSTLVELGAGTATKTRHLLRAWPAGGATARYVPVDICGDVLETAALELEREFPRLAVEPLCATYEQAFARLGAFSPTTLCFLGSSIGNLNPPEQDELFTAVAGALEAGDHLLLGIDLVKDARTLEAAYNDRAGVTERFTRNLLVRMNRDLGTTIDLDSVEHVAWYNAAQTRIEIYARFTRGATITLADHARTFEIRPGELVMTEISTKFHAPDVAMLAARRGLDLVRTFATEDAAFALLLFRRRSRPAPPHPRVVASRLLADARARTLELIAPLGEAALTRQWSPLMSPIVWDLGHIANFEEQWVRRAHRPERRRDDAARQRDHCYDAVAHARSTRGDLPLLGRTGALSYLSGVRAETLAAIDAATFAPGDPLLHGGFVHAMLAQHEAQHTETILQTIQIAQIGYEPARREGPLAARVQVSEAWQTYVPEGPFMMGTDDRTLAYDNERPAHEVHLPAFRIDVAPVTNGTYLRFVEDGGYARRSLWTDEGWAWLQRARVAHPAGWDRSPDGGWTERAFGRVEPLLRDQPVVHVCWHEANAYARWAGRRLPTEAEWEKAAAWDLESLVARRYPWGDTPPTHEHANLGQTCFAPAAIGAYPRGVSYFGCHQMLGCVWEWTSSDFAPYPGFEVFPYPEYSATHFGRGYKVLRGGSWATQALVARNTFRNWDLPERRQIFAGFRCASDC
- a CDS encoding HIT family protein, with product MSCIFCRIVAGEIPAEIVARDEHSVAFLDITPLADGHTVVVPRSHVATIEEMTPADAEGLFRAVRRLAGPVRKAVRADGSTIGVNNGAATGQTIPHVHVHIVPRWPGDGAGSVHTIFKAGARRSVAEVGQEIRKAIG